GGTCGGTATACATCACAGGCTACAAGCAAAGGTCTTTTGGATTTTTTTTCTTTCAGAAACTTTGCCAGCTTACCCGTAAAAGTGGTTTTACCTGACCCTTGCAGACCTGAGATAAGCACCACACCAGGATTACCTTTGATATTGATGCCTTCAGACTGGCCTCCCATCAATTCTGTCATCTCGTCCTGAACGATTTTCACCATCAATTCTCCCGGCTTGATGGAAGACAGTACGTTTTCAGTACCGAGTGCTTTGTCCTTTATTTTGTCGGTAAACTCCTTGGCGATCTTATAGTTTACATCCGCAGCTACCAGTGCCCTTCTGATTTCCTTTATGGAATTAGCTACATTTAATTCAGTAAGCTTGCCTTCGCCTTTAAGACTTTTGAAAGCAAAATCAAGTTTTTCACTTAAATTTTCAAACATGAAATTCAGAATTTAAGCCGCAAATATACATTGTTCCTGCCATTAGTTTTTTATCATTCCACATTTTAAGATGATAAATTTTAAAAATTTAAAAGAAAATAATCAATCTCTTAAAAAATATCACCCAAATCTATACTTTTACCTTTTAATCCAATGCCGTTTGGATAATGCCACATTATGAAGTCCTTCCCTTCTAAGGGAAGGATTTAGGATGGGTATAAACAGATAAAAATTCTTATCTAAACGATATTACCTTTTAATCGAAAAAAAAATTAGTGATATGTCTTCAAACCGCAGAAAGTTTTTAAAACAAAGCGCTATTGTGTTGCCATCCATTGCATTACTAGCTTCATGTGACAATAAGGCGGCCACAAAAGAAACCAAAAAACCTATTGTAGTTTCTACTTGGGATAGTGGTCTGATGGTCAATAAAGTAGCTTGGGAGATCATGAAGACAGGTGGAAAAGCCATAGATGCTGTAGAAAAAGGTGCGAATGAGATAGAAAATTCTATCAATTGCTGTGTTGGCCTTGGAGGCAACCCTGATCGTGATGGCAGGGTCACACTTGATGCATGTATCATGGATGAAAAATACAATTGTGGCAGTGTTGCTTTTTTGGAAAAAATTAAAAATCCCATAAGTGTTGCCAGAAAGATCATGGAGAAAACCCCTCACGTCATGCTTGTCGGGCAGGGTGCATACCAATTTGCCATAGAAAATGGATTTACATCTGAAAATGGTGAGCTTTCAGCAGATGCAAAAAAAGAGTATGAAAAGTGGCTTGTAAAATCAGAATACAAGCCTGTCATGAATATAGAACAACAACAATCCAAAGCTTTCCAAACACAAACTGCGCCGGCAAAACTTGATAACGGAGACACCAATCATGACACCATGGGCATAGTAGCATTGGATAAAAACGGAGATTTGTCAGGATCCTGCACTACAAGTGGGATGGGATTTAAAATGCGCGGCAGAGTAGGTGATTCGCCCATCATCGGCGGTGGTTTGTACGTTGATAATGAAGTAGGGGCTGCAACGTCTTCCGGTCAGGGAGAAGAAGTGATCCGTATCTGCGGTACCCACCTTGTAGTAGAGCTGATGCGGCAAGGCAATAGTCCAGAAAATGCTTGTAAAATTGCTGTAGAAAGACTCATCAAAATCAATCCGGAAAAGGCAAAAAACTTTCAGGTAGGTTTCCTGGCACTCAACAAGTATGGTGAGCATGGGGCTTATTCTATTCAGCCTGGATTTGTATATTCAGTGACAGATGGAGATGATGGAGGCAAAGTTATTAAATCAAAGTCACACTTTAGCTGACAACAAAGCCTTTAAAATACTCTAAGCATAGGTGGTGATAAGTTGTTTGGTAATGCTATGTTTGGGATTTTCGAAAATTTCAGTCGCACCACCCTGCTCTATTATCCGACCACTATCCAACACTATCACTTCATCGCTTATATATTTAATAAGCATCGGATCGTGAGAAATAAAAATAGTAGTAAATTGATATTTATTCCTTAGTTCCTCTATTAAGGTAAGGATTTTAATTTGATTTCCCATATCAAGGGCTGAAAGTGATTCGTCAAATATGATGACCGAGGGACTGAGGAGTAATGCTCTCGCTATTGCCAGCCGTTGTCTCTGCCCACCGGAAAGCTGTGATGGGAGTTTTGTAAGAGTTTCTTCAGGAAGCCCAAATTCAACCAACGTTTTCTTAATGAGTTCTTTTTTGTCTTCTTCAGCAGGTGCAAGTCTGTATTGATCAATCACTTCTGATAAAATATCACTGACAGAGTACAAAGGATTAAAAGCATGGTACGAATCTTGTTGAACAAGTTGTACTGATCTTCTCAATGCTTTATTTTGTTTAAAGACATCAACATTGACCGGGGTATCATTTACTAAAACACTTCCATTAGTAGCATCAATAACTCCTGCCAGAATTTTAGCTAAGGTTGATTTGCCACTGCCCGTTTTTCCAATAACACCCAGTACTGCTCCTTTATTTACAGAAAAACTGATTTCCCGTAAAATTACTGATGTATTTTTTTTCGAAAACCACCAACCGGAGTTGTATGATTTACATATTTGTTTGAGCACTATGAAGGGCTCAATGGATTCAATTTTGGTTATTTGTGTTTTTACTGGCAGTGTCATTTTAAAATATGACTCCACATAATCTTGGAATGGAGCAGCGATTCCGTTTTGATTGGAAATGTCATCAACGATCAGCCCATCCTTTATCAGTACTATTTGATTAGAAATTTTACTCAATAATCTGACATCATGAGAAATAAAAATCAGAGAACACTTATTTCTTTTTTTGATATCAAGCAGTAAGTTTATAATTTCTGATGAAGTAGAGGCATCGAGATTTGAAGTTGGTTCATCAGCAATGATGATATCAGGTTGATTGGCTATGGCTATGGCTATCACAATTCTTTGCTGCTGACCTCCCGAAAGTTCAAAAGGGTAAGCATTCAAAATGTGTTCAAAATCATCAAATCCTACACTTTGAAGTAAATCTATGCATTTTAGGTTTAATGTTGCTTTAGAAGCTTTAGGTTGGTGGATTTTTAATATTTCCTCGATTTGTTTACCACATTTTATTACAGGATTCAAGGCAGCATCCGGATTTTGGAATATGATCGAAATCTTATTGCCTCTGATAGTAGCATACTCCTTTTCGGATAAGCTTAACAATTCACTTCCATTAAAATTTATTGAACCGGAAATTTTCAATCCATCAGTTGGATCATGTAGGTTTAAAATGGAAAGAGCCGTCATGGACTTGCCGCTTCCTGACTCTCCGGTAATCCCCAGTATTGAATTTTCTTCCAATTCAAAATTAATATCTTTCAAAATCGGAATTTCTCTTCCATTTGAAAAAAAATCAATTCTTAGGTTTGAAATTTTCAAGAATGACATTTTGTTCGCTTGAATTAAACTGTAAAGTAATGAACAAATTTTAAATTAAGTACAATAAAATAATCATACTTTGATTTGTCCAAGATATTGGTTTAATCAAAAAACCCCTGCAAAACTCTTTACAGGGGTCTATGGGGTCAATCAACTACAGTATTATTTATCTTATATTCAACATCTTCATCGTCTTGACTTCATTACCAAAAGTGATATCATAAAGCAAAACTCCTGACCCATTGAGCTGGTCAGCGTTAAGAATGATAATATTTTCACCTTTGTTCATATATTCTTTACACGAATAAATCACCCTACCAGTGATATCTCTGACCCTTACAGCAACTTCCCCATTAGATGGTATAAGGAATTTGATTTCTGTGCTTTGATTCCATGGATTTGGTGTATTACCAACGATCATAAACTTATCAACATCAATTTCAGCATTTCTAAATCCTAATGTATGCGTTTGATCTCCTTCGGAATAAAGCTCAGGCTTTATAAGTTTTGTCAAAGAGAGCTTATTCTGAATATTTTCAGAAGACTTTAACTCTATATTGAACATTACATCACCTTTGCTGACTTTGATACCTTCAGGATTGTGCCATGACATTCGTAATATCCCGTCAGCATAGGAGTAATGATAATCATGGACATCCATCATACCTGCATGAATCCTGACATTTTCAATTGCACCGACAAAAGCACTAAACTGAATTCCTGTTATATTCTGGTCAAATCCGGCTGATACCGGTATTGACTTACCCGTCAATGTGCTCACCGCCTTATTCAAAATAAGGTTGTAATCGGCAGCTCTGCTTACTGTGATATTATCATTTACATTGGCTGTATAACTGCCGTTGACATCACCTATCTTCACTCCTACCCAGTTTATCTCCATACTATTGTCAAGAGAATTGATATGATATTTCTCAGGCAATGGTGTACTATGTGGTGAAGAAGGGTCAGGAAACTTATGATTCTTGTCCACCATTCTCCAGCTCTTGTTATCACCAAAGTGGTCCTGAACACCCAGAATTACTTTTCTCAACATAGTAAGGTCAGCTGCTGTAATTCTGTAATCTTTATTAACATCAGCTGCTAACAGTTGATATGGAGATTTGAGTGATTCTATTCCAAGAATATGCCTTTGAATGAAGATCAAATCCATAGTACTTACTCCATCGAGAATACCAGTATTTTTAGCAGGAATGACATCATATTTACCCCCTGTTGGCATGTCAGGAAATTTGTATTTACCATCGACATCACTCATCACAGGAGATCCGTTACTACCTTCCAATACGACAGCAACATCTTTTACGGCCTGATTACTTTCAGTCTTCACATTTCCAGAAACAACAGGACGAAGGGTTCCGCAAAAGTTATTTGGATCCAAAGTTCTGGAAAGAGCATTATTACAAGAAAAGAAATGATTTGACTGCCCTTCATGAAAAAAGTATATGCTAAAGCTAAATACTGTATTAATATCGGAACAATTCCAACGCTTTATATTATCATTTTGATTACTTGAAGAAAATGATGCAATTACTTCCCGATTATCATCACAGTTTGTTGTAATTTCATAATACATTGAAACTGGGGCATCTACAAAAAGCTGATCAGTCATTTCTGGAAATGCTTTGATACATCTAATTCGCAATTGAGTTGTATCTGTCACCTGAACTATGACATCTCTTGTAACTATATTATTACAGGCATCTCTTACAGTGAGGGTCACAGTGGTTGAACCTACAGGATATTGTCCGGATATGTTGAAAGAAGGTAAGTCATTTTGACTATTGCTTAGTAATGTTAGATTACAACCTGTTGCATTATGAAAAACACCTTCAAGGGTACCGATACACTCTTCATTGTCAGCAATAACATTTAAGACAGAAGGACCATTAATAACTGGAGGTTGATTGGTAATCGTAATAGTTTGATTAAAACTAAAAATACCATTATTGGTGCCTGCTAATAGTTGACATGTATCGACAACCCTCCAGGTTCGGGTTATGACTTGCGCACATAAAGGATTTTGAGGTGGCGGATTGTCCGTAAATGAAATTGATACTCTTGAGCAAAGACCTAAAGTTCTTGTAATCCTTGCCCTTCCAGTCCTTGATGTGTCAATACCCTGACAATTGGTCACTGTGATATTTGGAGGGAAAGCAATATCTGCCAGAGTCAATATCCCTGAAATTCTTACAGTAATTATTTGAACACATTGAGTAGAATTGCCACTCCTGTCCGTCGCGACAAATGTACGAATAATCTGACCAGCATTGCAAATATTTAGATTTCTGATCACAGGACCTTCAATTATGGTTAAACCCACAGGACAGTTATCTGTAGCTGATGCATTTCCATAGGTGGATAAAGGTGCATTAGGGTCAAAAGATTCACAATTTACAGTTAGGTTGGCTGGGCATGAGATGACAGGATCTATTGTATCACGTACAGTGACTTGAGCTGTGCAAGTAAGTGAGTCGTTCGTTATGGTATTTTTTACAATCAATGTGACCGTAATAGTTCTATCAGCATCATTACAGAAAAAAGTTGCTGGTGTAACTCTCGCTGTTATATTTGGGCACGATCCCATAGTTCCTGTACTGATATCAGCCGGACTAATTGTCACAGATCCATTTGGACCCAAATGAGCTGTAAAATTGCGCGTAGTACATATTAATGTTCCTGGATCCACTGATACGGTTGTTGTTCTGCTGGCAGTACAACCTTTGATATCAGTGACAGTTACTGTATATGATGTTGTGACAACAGGTGATACCGTAATTGAATTAGTAGTTGCTTGTGTATTCCATATGTAGCTTACACCTCCTGTAGCAGTGAGGGTAGTAGATTCCCCAATACAAATAAGCAAATCTCCTGTTACAGTTACTGTCGGTGGAGTAAATACATTCACAATTTTGCTTGCAGATGCAGAACAACCGCTATTGTTAGTTACAGTTACAGTATAAGTTGAAGTTGCGTTGACTGTTACATTGATAAAAGAAGTGGTCGCTCCGGTACTCCATAAGTATGTACCTCCGCCACTGGCAGTGAGTAGTGTACTTGTAGAAATACATACAGTATCGGCACCAACTATAGATGCTGTTGGAGCACTGCTTATATTTACAACAATACTACTAACGCCGGTACATCCATTAGCTCCGGTTGCAGTAACGGTGTATGTTGTAGCTATTGTTGGTTTTACAGTGATTTGAGTGGTGGTAGCACCTGTACTCCACAGATAAGTATTACCGCCTGATGCAGTCAAAATAGTGGAATCTCCTAAACAAATAGAATTATTTCCGGTGATTTGAATATTTGGAGGCGGTATTATATTTACTGCAGCCGAAGTAGAGGCTTTACATCCATTATTATCTGTCACAGTAACCGAAAATGTCATGTTGACTGTCGGGTTTACGACTATTACTGCAGAAGTGGCTCCGGTACTCCAAAGAAATGACATACCCCCAGAAGCAGTTAACGTAGTGGATCCACCGGAACATATTGATAAGTTTCCTGTAATTAAAGCATTTGGAGGTGTTCTAAGCGTTACCGTCCTTGTTAAAACAGCCGTGCAACCATTTGGCACTGTGACTGTAACAGAGTAAGTTGTTGTAACACTAGGTGATACTCGAATTGAATCAATTGTACTTCCGGTACTCCAAACATATGAAGCTCCTCCTACCACTCTTAGAGTGGTTGAGTCTGCAGGGCAAATAAGATTGTTACCTGTAATTAAAACATTAGAAAGATCTCCTAAGGTAACTCGTATTGTGTCAGTATCTATACAACCAAATGAATCAGTACCTGTCACTCTATACACAGTTGGTGCAGCTGGACTTACTGATATACTCGAAGTCGTCTGGCCTGTACTCCATAAATACGTGGTAGCACCTGAAGCTGTTAATGTGAGAGGACTTCCCGGACAAAAAACGCTTCCCCCACTAATGGTAACAGTAGGATTAGGGTTCACAATCACAGTTTTAGAAGTTATTCCAGTACATCCATTAATATCTGTGACAGTGACTGAATAAGTTGTATTCACGCTTGGAGAAACAGTAATTGAAGTGGTTGTAGCATTTGTAGTCCATCTATAACTTATACCTCCAGATGCAGTTAAAACTGTAGATTCACCAATACAAATACTGGTATCGCCAGTTATGGCAGGATTGATTGTTAATCCATTTACTGTCACCGTTATTGAACTCGATGCAGTACATCCATTAGAATCAGTAGCTGTTACTGTATAAATGGTATTTGAAGTTGGACTTACTGTTATAGACGTTGTAGTTGCTTGTGTACTCCATACATATGAAGTCCCGCCTGACGCTGTCAAAGTAGTTGATTGATTGATACAAACAACAGTATTTCCGGATATTGTAACCACGGGAGGTTGTGTCACAACCACAACTCTTGACAGCGATGCAGTACATCCATTAGTTGCTGTTACAGTAACGGTGTAAGTGGTATTGACCACAGGACTTACATTGATCGCAGCAGTAGTTGCTCCGGTATTCCAAACATAGGTACCGCCACCACTTGCAGTTATTGTTGTAGATCCACCCATACAGATATTTGCTCCGGTAATACCAACCTGAGGAGATGGTATAACAGTAACTATTACTGAAGCTGTATCAGAACAACCAAACGGACCTGTACCAATCACAGTATACTCAGTCGTTTGCAAAGGACTTACTGTAATTGAAGATGTATTCGCTCCTGTACTCCATTGATAACTTGATCCTCCTGATGCTGACAATGTAGTTGATGTTCCACTACAAACATTAGTATTGCCGGAAATAATTACAGAAATTGGGTTGTCAACACATAAATTCCTGCATATGTTGGAATTATTATTATCCTGTACGTCAATTTTGACATTTACGAAATCAGTTTTTCCATTACAATCATGTACCCATAATTGAATAGTTATGTTTTGACCAACATGTCTGCAATCAAAACACATCTTGGTAGAATCTGGATTGGCAGAGAAGCTAAATCTCAACGGCTTCCCTTCACAACATGTCGAATAACTACTAGCATCAAGCGAAGCAGCATTTATACAGACTTTCTCGACATCAGGTACTCCATCTCCATCAACATCCCAAGGCTCTACACTTACACTTATTTTTTCCAAAGCTACGGCTACAGGTTTTCCACTACTCTGTACCAGGATAAATTGATCTCTTGTAATAATATTGCCGCATGCATCTTCAAATGACCACTGAACTCTAGTGATACCTACCGGAAAGCTCCTGTTTGTAATCCTGTTGATATGTCCGACACCGGTTATAGAATGCTCATAACTGCCATCATTGCCATGATCGATTTTTACAAGTCTTCTTAATTGATTGTCAGGAGTACATAAATCTCTTCCAGTAACTTCAAGATTTACAATTGCATTTGTACAGTTACCATCTGCAGTTACAAAAGTGTCCCTTTCAGGAATGTCTCCTACAAAGAATGGAGGTACAGTATTATTAACTTTAATGGTTTGTATAAATTTTTGAGGAACATAGCTTCCGCCTAATCTCTCCATTTCACACCAATCTATTACTGTCCACGTTCTCAATATTTTATAACATGCACCTGTTGCAAAAGTAAATATTTCATCTTTATGAGTAGCCGATGCCATACTGCAAGCTGTCTGACGTATCACAGGTCGACCATGTCCGGCAGGTAAGTTGTCCGGCTCCAGATCAGCTACTGAACATTTGTCTTTTACTTCATAAAATTCATTTGGAAAGTCTACATCTCTTATAGGGTTAAACCTATTTATTTCGTCACTTGTCACTGTAATAATCTGAGTGCATGTCGCAGAATTTACACCATCATAAGCTCTGAATGTTCTCTCGATAGTACCAACTCTACATGGATTTAACTTGAATACCGGACGCAACATACTATCCTGAGGATTACAAGCATCAATTACAGTCGGCCTTCCGAACCTTGTAAGATCCATACCTTCGTAAGCCTCACTGCAATCTAAAGTAGCATCATCCGGACATGTTATCTTTGGAACAAACTTGTCCTGTACTGTCACATTGACCATACATTCATTCCAGTTTCCTGATTTGTCAACTGCTCTAAATACTACAGTATGCGGATTTGTCACCACATCTTCGCAGCAGAATTTTAATGATTCGCTAAATCCACATGGGTTTTCAATTTCAACGATATAAAGATATTCCAAACTTTCATTACCAAAATTGACCCATTTGCCATTTGTATGTTTTGTTCTGACATATATTGAGTCATTCCTTTGATTGATTGGTGTGATGTTTACATCCACAGGAAATCCAGTTTCCCAGTTTATATAGCTTAAAGGCTGGTTATTATTATACCATCTGAATTCTCCTTTTCCAACAGCATCTCTCAAACCAATGATGTAATCTTCAGCTGTATTCCAATCCAGATATTTGTTTAGTACCCACTGATTTTCATTTGCATTGTTCATCTGTACAAGATATCCGCCAACTGCAGCTGCTGTTTTTGCAGCAA
The sequence above is drawn from the Saprospiraceae bacterium genome and encodes:
- a CDS encoding ABC transporter ATP-binding protein, translating into MKISNLRIDFFSNGREIPILKDINFELEENSILGITGESGSGKSMTALSILNLHDPTDGLKISGSINFNGSELLSLSEKEYATIRGNKISIIFQNPDAALNPVIKCGKQIEEILKIHQPKASKATLNLKCIDLLQSVGFDDFEHILNAYPFELSGGQQQRIVIAIAIANQPDIIIADEPTSNLDASTSSEIINLLLDIKKRNKCSLIFISHDVRLLSKISNQIVLIKDGLIVDDISNQNGIAAPFQDYVESYFKMTLPVKTQITKIESIEPFIVLKQICKSYNSGWWFSKKNTSVILREISFSVNKGAVLGVIGKTGSGKSTLAKILAGVIDATNGSVLVNDTPVNVDVFKQNKALRRSVQLVQQDSYHAFNPLYSVSDILSEVIDQYRLAPAEEDKKELIKKTLVEFGLPEETLTKLPSQLSGGQRQRLAIARALLLSPSVIIFDESLSALDMGNQIKILTLIEELRNKYQFTTIFISHDPMLIKYISDEVIVLDSGRIIEQGGATEIFENPKHSITKQLITTYA
- a CDS encoding T9SS type A sorting domain-containing protein; amino-acid sequence: MGEHCSTLVTPSMLAAGILPSETSYLVMLTDAKGNPIPNGTVTKEHAGTKVMAKLIEICSGNSCWSWITVEDKMPPVSLCKNIELTCFALANFDGPFERDNCGGPVQNVIVSETVTPVCHDTILKYIDRVYLATDKFGNRSDTCRLRITVLRPNLSVARGILTFPVDRIKMTAVSCDSLKLDDEGRPSPVEYGRPKYGPYHIYPTGTEICNIVSWFTDKELKAGCVKKIIRTWHVYEQCGSLYQHRTHEQVIEILDNKGPRIEPLPNVTITTSGHDCAGEYVVPVPVAIDTCNNEVTIDIIYPGGIIRNIKQPTKIKLAASGLAHVITVRAYDECLNSHQISYTVKVEDNTAPTAICKGETVAGLNSKGEAYVYAHHVNDGSYDECDLSKILIRRMNPTNCLPCDAPKIPGFTYVGEFLNPGKNAPHHYYVSKHRATPGVAAKTAAAVGGYLVQMNNANENQWVLNKYLDWNTAEDYIIGLRDAVGKGEFRWYNNNQPLSYINWETGFPVDVNITPINQRNDSIYVRTKHTNGKWVNFGNESLEYLYIVEIENPCGFSESLKFCCEDVVTNPHTVVFRAVDKSGNWNECMVNVTVQDKFVPKITCPDDATLDCSEAYEGMDLTRFGRPTVIDACNPQDSMLRPVFKLNPCRVGTIERTFRAYDGVNSATCTQIITVTSDEINRFNPIRDVDFPNEFYEVKDKCSVADLEPDNLPAGHGRPVIRQTACSMASATHKDEIFTFATGACYKILRTWTVIDWCEMERLGGSYVPQKFIQTIKVNNTVPPFFVGDIPERDTFVTADGNCTNAIVNLEVTGRDLCTPDNQLRRLVKIDHGNDGSYEHSITGVGHINRITNRSFPVGITRVQWSFEDACGNIITRDQFILVQSSGKPVAVALEKISVSVEPWDVDGDGVPDVEKVCINAASLDASSYSTCCEGKPLRFSFSANPDSTKMCFDCRHVGQNITIQLWVHDCNGKTDFVNVKIDVQDNNNSNICRNLCVDNPISVIISGNTNVCSGTSTTLSASGGSSYQWSTGANTSSITVSPLQTTEYTVIGTGPFGCSDTASVIVTVIPSPQVGITGANICMGGSTTITASGGGTYVWNTGATTAAINVSPVVNTTYTVTVTATNGCTASLSRVVVVTQPPVVTISGNTVVCINQSTTLTASGGTSYVWSTQATTTSITVSPTSNTIYTVTATDSNGCTASSSITVTVNGLTINPAITGDTSICIGESTVLTASGGISYRWTTNATTTSITVSPSVNTTYSVTVTDINGCTGITSKTVIVNPNPTVTISGGSVFCPGSPLTLTASGATTYLWSTGQTTSSISVSPAAPTVYRVTGTDSFGCIDTDTIRVTLGDLSNVLITGNNLICPADSTTLRVVGGASYVWSTGSTIDSIRVSPSVTTTYSVTVTVPNGCTAVLTRTVTLRTPPNALITGNLSICSGGSTTLTASGGMSFLWSTGATSAVIVVNPTVNMTFSVTVTDNNGCKASTSAAVNIIPPPNIQITGNNSICLGDSTILTASGGNTYLWSTGATTTQITVKPTIATTYTVTATGANGCTGVSSIVVNISSAPTASIVGADTVCISTSTLLTASGGGTYLWSTGATTSFINVTVNATSTYTVTVTNNSGCSASASKIVNVFTPPTVTVTGDLLICIGESTTLTATGGVSYIWNTQATTNSITVSPVVTTSYTVTVTDIKGCTASRTTTVSVDPGTLICTTRNFTAHLGPNGSVTISPADISTGTMGSCPNITARVTPATFFCNDADRTITVTLIVKNTITNDSLTCTAQVTVRDTIDPVISCPANLTVNCESFDPNAPLSTYGNASATDNCPVGLTIIEGPVIRNLNICNAGQIIRTFVATDRSGNSTQCVQIITVRISGILTLADIAFPPNITVTNCQGIDTSRTGRARITRTLGLCSRVSISFTDNPPPQNPLCAQVITRTWRVVDTCQLLAGTNNGIFSFNQTITITNQPPVINGPSVLNVIADNEECIGTLEGVFHNATGCNLTLLSNSQNDLPSFNISGQYPVGSTTVTLTVRDACNNIVTRDVIVQVTDTTQLRIRCIKAFPEMTDQLFVDAPVSMYYEITTNCDDNREVIASFSSSNQNDNIKRWNCSDINTVFSFSIYFFHEGQSNHFFSCNNALSRTLDPNNFCGTLRPVVSGNVKTESNQAVKDVAVVLEGSNGSPVMSDVDGKYKFPDMPTGGKYDVIPAKNTGILDGVSTMDLIFIQRHILGIESLKSPYQLLAADVNKDYRITAADLTMLRKVILGVQDHFGDNKSWRMVDKNHKFPDPSSPHSTPLPEKYHINSLDNSMEINWVGVKIGDVNGSYTANVNDNITVSRAADYNLILNKAVSTLTGKSIPVSAGFDQNITGIQFSAFVGAIENVRIHAGMMDVHDYHYSYADGILRMSWHNPEGIKVSKGDVMFNIELKSSENIQNKLSLTKLIKPELYSEGDQTHTLGFRNAEIDVDKFMIVGNTPNPWNQSTEIKFLIPSNGEVAVRVRDITGRVIYSCKEYMNKGENIIILNADQLNGSGVLLYDITFGNEVKTMKMLNIR
- a CDS encoding N(4)-(beta-N-acetylglucosaminyl)-L-asparaginase is translated as MSSNRRKFLKQSAIVLPSIALLASCDNKAATKETKKPIVVSTWDSGLMVNKVAWEIMKTGGKAIDAVEKGANEIENSINCCVGLGGNPDRDGRVTLDACIMDEKYNCGSVAFLEKIKNPISVARKIMEKTPHVMLVGQGAYQFAIENGFTSENGELSADAKKEYEKWLVKSEYKPVMNIEQQQSKAFQTQTAPAKLDNGDTNHDTMGIVALDKNGDLSGSCTTSGMGFKMRGRVGDSPIIGGGLYVDNEVGAATSSGQGEEVIRICGTHLVVELMRQGNSPENACKIAVERLIKINPEKAKNFQVGFLALNKYGEHGAYSIQPGFVYSVTDGDDGGKVIKSKSHFS